The genomic stretch CACCAACGAAGAAGTACTCCATGAAGCCGGGCGTTTTCATCTCGGCCGCGACATACCATGGCACGGATATACCGAACATGAGTACAAGGCCGCTAATCCAGGGAAGCCTCAGTACCCGTCCCCATTCCTTGTAGATAACGAACCAGGCGAATGCCGGCGCCCCCATAAGCACCAGGGTCAGCGGCCCTTTGGCAAGCAAGCCCAGCCCGAGACCTGCGAACATCAGGTAGGCATCCGCCTTGCTGGCGCACTTCATCCAACGCCAGAAACCGTAGCTGGCCAGCAGAATCGAGAACGACAAAACAGGGTCAGTCAGCACAACACCGCTGGAGACCAGGCCAAGTGTGGTGCTGGAAAAAATAATGGCAGCCCAGATGCCGGCGTTACGAGAAATCTGCTGCGTGCCGAGTTTGATGATGATGAAACAGCTTGCCAGGTGGAGTAGCCACGCTGGGAAGCGCGCAGCGAACTCGTTAACGCCGAAGACCGTCATGCTCGCGGCCTGGGTCCAGAAGGACAACGGAGGCTTGCCCCAGAACGGTACCCCGTAGTCGAACATGGGCGTGATCCAGTCATTCAACTCGACCATCTTGCGAGCCATTTCAGCGTAACGGGCCTCAGATGTGTCCATCAGCGGGTAGATGCCCAGCCCCACCAAACGCAATAGCAAAATCGAACCCAGGACCCACCACAGCGTCCTCTCGTTCTTCAGGTTCAGCATTTCTTACCCTCGATCGAAGCCATCGAAGGGTGGAGTGACACGGGATCTGCCTTGTTGCTGTGCTTCAGGAAATAGAGAGGCCGGCGCTTCACTTCCGCGAGTGTCACGCCCAGGTACTCCCCCACCATGGCGACACCGACGCACATGAATGAAGCCATTCCGACGATCAGGTGATGGATGTCGAAACTGCCTGCCACAAGCGACGCAAGCATGTAGCAGATGCTGGAGACGAAAAGACCGAAACTGATGAGGCTGAAAATGCGCAGTGGTTTGCGAGAGAAGCTGACGATGCTCTCGATGGCCAGATTGAACAGGCCAGCTGCATTCCATTTGGTGCTCCCGGCATGGCGAACAGTGCGATTGTAGGGCAGTTCGATGGTACGAAAGCCTACCCAGCCGATCATGCCTTTGAGAATCCTGGAGCGTTCATCCAGGGCCCGCAGGGCTGCCAGCGGCGCAGGCCCAATCAATCGGAAATCGCTGACATCGGCCGGCATGTCCACCTTCTCCACCAGGCGCTGCATGACCCAGTAGTAAGCCCGGGCACTCATGCGCTTGAACCACGAATCACCGATTCTCAGGTTGCGCTGCATGTTCACCACGTCGTAGCCGCGTTGCCAGTAGTCCACCATGGCCGCGATGAGCTCTGGTGGATCCTGCAGGTCGACATCAATGAAGATCAGCGCACTGCCACGGGCATGGTCTATCCCGGCGCTCAGTGCAGCCTCTTTGCCGAAGTTGCGACTCAGGGACAGGCAACGTACAGATGACCCATCCTGATAGTGGCGAAGAATGTCGGCCGTCCGGTCATTACTGCCGTCGTCGACATAGAGGATTTCGCAGGAGACGGGTAAGCGCTTCACCACGCGGGTGATTCGCTGGTGGAACTCGGGGATGGTTTCCTCTTCCTGGAAGCAAGGGACCACGATGGTTAACAAGGGATCAGGGCGCTCGGGAAAGCGATGTAATGTCTGCATGATTGAATGTCCAAAAACGATGTGCAATGAATCCAAGTGCAGTGAGGCTTAAGGTCACTACGACTTGGGAGATGAGCGGTGACAGATTCGACTTGATGAGGAACCACATACCCACGCCATTGCCGAAGTTTGTGGTTAACGCGACCAGTGCAAACCTGACAGGCTGAAACTTACGAGAGCCATCTGCCACAAAACAGAGCGCCCTATTTCCAATGAAGCTCGCGATTGCGCCAACCATGCCGCCACAGATACTGGCCAGTAACGGAGTAACGAATTCTGTCGTAACCAGCAATAGGAACACCGCATAATGGACTCCCGTTGCTATGAAGCCGATCCCCAGATAACGAATCAGTAAGGTAGTAAGAGGTGGGGTTTGATTTTCCATGCCCAAAGCCTATGGAGGCAAAGGTGAAAAAATAGTGAACTAAATGTAAATGCGTAATTAGCCGAATCTATATATGGTAAGTAACAAGTCGGCGCACTAGGCTAGCACGCTACAATATCAGAGGGATTGCCTGAAAATTACGCTTTCGAAATAAAAGCCTTCCGATAACGCATGCATGACCCGTGGATTACAATGTTGACAAGATAAGGAAACACCGGGTGGCATTGAGATAGATTCCCCGAATTAAGGGGGACCTAATGGTTACACAAAATGAAACATATACAAGCAGCGTTGTTCCTTACAGCCCTGACATATTGGATGATTTGCCAATTGATGATCAGCTGGCCGTAGAGTTTTTCGCAACAGCACGTTGTGCCAGTTTCAAACAGGCTGCCCGAGGGCTCAATGTGCCAGTGGTAGGCCTGCGGAAACGCTTGGAGAAACTGGAAGAGCACATTGGTGCTCCCGTGTTTGTCTACAAACACAACAAGCTTGCCCTGACCCGCACAGGCGAGAGGGTCAGCCATTACCTGTGCCAGCTCTTCGGCCCAGACGGCCTTGGCAAGTCCGGTGAAAAGGAAGTCCCCAGGCTTACCATCGCGATCACAGAGCCAGTGCTGAACGACATCGTAAACCGCGATCTAGTCGCCTACGTGCGTGATCATGCCGAAATGCAGCTGGAAATCCATTCAGAATGCACAACGCAGATGCTTTCTGAGTGTGAAGTCGATGTGGGTATCGCTTTGGTGAGCCCAGATGATAAAGGCGCGCTTGATCGCCATCCTACGTATAGGTTTGAAAGGCTTGGCCGGATTGGGCACGCCCTGTTCATTTCCAGCCGCTATTCAAGAAGCGTCACCCTTCCAGTGGAGAGCTTGGATTTGCACAACTTCATGCTCGTTGTCCCTTGGGATGAAGAGATCTTGGCGGGCTCACGAAAGTGGGCATCGATAATGGCTGAGCATCAGGGCGGTACCACTCGGGTCAAGAGCTACAACCTATCACGAGGCCTTGTCGTTGGCGGTGCGTGTATTGGAGTGCTGCCCGACTACAGCCGAAAACTGGAGAGAAATATCCTACCCGTGCCGGGTTTCCTGGACGACCTGGAGGAGAAAGATGTCTATCTTGTTATCAAAACGAAGCTTGTCCGCAATCCGCAGGTTTTGGAAATTCGAAGATTGATCAAGAAGAGCTTCTTTGATAAGAAGGACTGGCTTGTTCGGTAACAGTTTTGTTAGGTTTCAAACTCCTCCGTTAACACTACAGAAACACAACTGTCATATTCGCTTGCAACCTAGTCAGAGTGCTTAGAACAAAGGCATCTTGTTACAGCGGGTGACAACCGTGGCCTGCTCCCATCTGCAAGATAAATTTAGGCCGGCGCAGGGCGAAATATAACGTCGGTAGCTAAGCACTTAACATACGAGAGGCAAGCAATGATCCGTTCTTCGAACATGCGGGAAAAGCTGTTGGCTGCCGCAATAATAGGCACATTTTCCTCGCAAGCATTCTCCGGAACAGTAACCACTGACGGAGCTGACATCGTTCTGAAGACCAAGGGCGGTCTTGAAGTATCGACTTCTGACAAGGAATTCAGTTTCAAACTGGGCGGCCGAGTTCAGGCCGACTACGGCCGTTTCGATGGTGTCTTCACCAAGAATGGCGATACCGCTGACGCAGGCTACTTCCGTCGCGCCTACCTTGAGCTCGGTGGCGTGCTGTACCGCGACTGGAAGTATCAGCTCAACTACGACCTTTCCCGCAACACGGGCAACGACTCCGACGGCTACTTCGACGAAGCCAGCCTGACCTACACGGGTTTCAAGCCGGTGCAACTGCGCTTTGGCCGTTTCTACACCGACTTCGGTCTTGAGAAAGCCACCAGTTCGAAGTGGACCACCGCCATGGAGCGGAACCTCTCGTACGACCTGGCGGACTGGATCAACGACAACGCCGGCATGGGTGTTCAAGCCACCAGCACCATCGCTGACATGGCTTATGTTTCCGGTAGCGTTTTCAGCGAAACCAATAACAACTCGGATGGCGACAGCACCAAGCGCTACAACGTACGTGGCGTGTTCGCACCGCTGCACAGTGATGGCAACGTCCTGCACGTCGGTGCTCAGTACGCTTACCGCGACCTCAAAAACAGTGCGGTCGATACCCGGATTCGTTCGCGTCTGGGCGTCCGCGGTGTAGATACCAATGGCGGCGGCGATGCCGGCACCAACGGCAACCGCATGCTGTTTGGCGGTGCTGCTGCACAAGATGGCCTGTGGAAGGACGACTCGGTCTGGGGTCTCGAAGGTGCCTGGGCCACCGGCCCGTTCTCGGTTCAAGCGGAATACCTTCGCCGCAAGCTGAAAGCTGACCAGGCCAACAACGACATGAAGGCCTCCGGTTACTACGCCCAGATGGCTTACACCCTGACCGGCGAGCCGCGTATCTACAAGCTCGATGGTGCCAAGTTCGACACTATCAAACCAGAGAACAAGGAACTGGGGGCCTGGGAAGTCTTCTACCGCTTTGACGATATCAAGGTCGAAGACGGCAACCTGGTCACCGCGGCGGACCAATCGAACGAGCGCAAGGCCAAGAGCCACACGGTGGGTGTGAACTGGTACGTCAACGAGGCGGTGAAAGTCAGTGCCAACTACATCAACGTGCGCACCGACAACAACGAGAACACCGTGGGCGACGACAGCGGCAATGCCATCGTGACCCGCCTGCAATACGTCTTCTGATCCCTCTCATCAGTCTGACGTGAGAAAGCCGGAAGCGCTCAACGTGCTTCCGGCTTTCCTGTTTCTGGAGGTGATCAAGCATGGAGCGCCCTCCTCCTACCTGCTTTCGCTTACCGATGACCGCTCTTGCCAAAGCTCGGCGAATCTGATGTGATTGCCGCGTCGGGCTTTGCATGGTGGCCGTGCAAGCAAATCAAACCTGACTCCTATTCATGATTGAACCTGATTCGACGTCCAGCTTCGCGTCTAACGGCCCTACAAGCGCAGCTACCCCAACGTCGCTCATTAGGGGATAGTCATGTCTGCAAAAAAGCTGCTTCAACCTCTCGCTGCTCAGCTGCACGCCTCGTTCTCGGCTTCTGGCCGCCCGTACTCTCATCTGCACCTCCACCAGCTGTTCCACGCGGCCATCGGCTCCGTTGCACCGCAAGTTGCCATCCAAGACAAGCTGCCAATTCAGGTCTGTCGTGACAACGAGACACGGCAGTACAACCTCTACGCGGCGGTCGAGCGGGCGAAAACGTGCTTAGGATTGACCGATCTTCAAGCAGTCGGTGTGGCTGAAGAAGTCATTGAGGTGCTACGAACTGCGGGAATCGGCGTGAACCAGGTTCGCCTGCTCCTTGACCCCTCCTTCAGCTCGAAGACTCGCAAAAAGGCCTTCAAGGCTCTCTGCAAGAACCTGGATCTGAACGAGCTAGGCGATCGCTTCGTCCCCAAGACTGCCACGTTGGCCATCGCTGCTGGTATTGCGCCGCCTCCCAAAATGTCGTGGAAGGATCGCTTCGCCCTGGCTGCAAATTCCCCCATGCGGGGGCCAAGCGAGCTCATCAGCATGGTCAACCGGGATGAGTGTTATCTGTGGGTATTCCCACCGACTGACCATCATGCGACGGCTCCAGCGACGCATGACCGTTTCTTTGGTGAAAAGACCCACCCGAGCGCAGAAATGGGCATGGGGTTCAGCATCATCGATTCCGGCTGGACCCGCCCCAAGTACCCGCTATCCAGGCAGTCACAAGAGACCTTCATCCAGTATTCGCTTTCTGCGCCGATGTGGTCCTGGCGCGCACAAAGTGACACCTGGCGCCTGGGAAACATCCTGCGTTCAAGAATCCTTGACGGGGCTCCTTGGCATAACGAGCCTCTGAGTGACGTGCTTCCGAGCGGCCTTAAATCCCTGCCCCGGATCTATGGGTGCGAAACCTGCCGAACGCTGTTCATTGAGAATCACAGCGACTACCCGGATGTACCCACTCAGTGCCAATGCGGTGAGGCGAGCAGCACGGGTGACCAAAACGAGTCATCTGCTCTCAATAGCTGATTTTCCTTACGGTGGCGGGCTGAGCCCCCCGTTAGGGATTGGCTATGGGAGCGGGATTCGCTCACCCCAAACCTGAAGGCGCCGCCACCTAACCGAGCGATATGAGCTGAATGCTCGCGGAGTAGATATGCAAAAGAGTAAAAACAAACAGGACACCCTGGCGGCGATCAATGCGCTTGTCGAGATTGCGTATGATCAGGGATTTGCGGACGGACACGGAGTCGGCAATCAAGTCGGTTTCGTAGCCGGTGTCATGAGCCTCAAAGCTGCATTGGCCTGCGGCTTACGGCATGGCTCACCTGAGTGCGGAAAGGCCCTTGAAAGCCTCAAGCGCATCGGGATCGACGAGTGAGAGAAAAGTACGGGTCGTGCGCTGATCGCGCACGACCCGTACTTCTACTTCAGGTCATTTCCCTGCTTAGCTTCATGATTGAAGCTCAGGGATCAGGTGCTTCTGCGGTAGGCCAACAGGCGCAAGGCGTTGAAGACGACCAACAGTGTGGAGCCCTCATGGATCGCAACAGCGGCACCAATGCTCAAGCCCATGATGGTGGACGGAACCAGGATGGCCACAATCCCCAAGCTGACGAACAGATTCTGGTGGATGATCGATCGCGTGTGACGGCTCAGCCCCACCGCAAATGGGAGTTGCCTGATGTCGTCAGCCATAAGCGCGATATCAGCCGTTTCCAGGGCAACATCAGATCCAGCAGCCCCCATTGCGATACCAACGCTCGAACTGGCCATGGCAGGGGCATCATTGACGCCGTCACCCACCATGGCCACCTTGGCGCTAAGGCGCAGGTTTTTGATGGCCTTGACCTTGTCTTCCGGCATCAGGTCTCCCCACGCTTCATCTAAGCCAACTTGTTTGGCTACAGCCTCTGCAACGCGGTTGTGGTCTCCAGAAATCATGACCATGCGTTCGATGCCCATCTCTCTAAGCTTCTGGAGTGCCTCTTTGGCCCCCTCCCGGGGTGTGTCCAATAGCCCGATAGCGCCCAGATCCTTGTCAGCACGCCGTACCACCATGGTGGTACGGCCTGACTGACGTAGACGCTCCGCAGCCTCCAGGGCTGCCTTGCTGAGTGCGGGAATACCATTGGTACCGAACATCTCGACCTTGCCAATCCAGACGAACTGCCCATCAAGCTCAGCACGCACGCCGCGGCCAATCATGTTGCTCATGTTCTTGGCTTGGAATCGGCGCCGTGTGCCAATCATCTCTTCACCGTCACGCACAATTGCCGCAGCCAGCGGATGGTCGCTCATCGACTCCACAGCGATGGCGACGTTTAGCAGATCCTCGATCTGCGTGCCGCCTATGGGTATTACATCGGTGATACGTGGGCGCCCTTCGGTCAGGGTACCGGTCTTGTCGAATGCCATGGCATTCAATGATCCAAGCTCTTCAAGTGGCGCACCGCCCTTGATCAGCACGCCACCTCGGGCTGCCCTGGCGATGCCAGAGAGAATGGCGCTTGGTGTAGCGATCGCGAGCGCGCAGGGGCTGGCTGCAACCAGTACGGCCATCGCCCGGTAGAACGAGTCACGGAACGGCTCGTCAAGGAAAATGCCGGCAAATAGCAGCCCGACTACCAGCAGTAAAACCAACGGGACGAATATGCGTTGGAAGCGGTCCGTGAATCGCTGGGTCGGTGACTTCCTGACTTCGGCTTCACTGACCATCTTGATGACCCGCGCCAAGGTACTCTCCGTAGAGCGCCGTGTTACCTCAACCTCGATGAGCGTTTCGCCATTGATGGTACCGGCGAAGACTTTCGAGGCTGCATCCACTGCATCTGGCTTGCTGCGTGCGAGTTCGGCATCAGGAACAGGTTGCTTGTCCACGGGGACGCTCTCACCGGTTACTGGCGCCTGGTTGATACTTGAGGAGCCTACGACTACAAAACCATCGGCCGGCAGGCGGTCATTGGGGCGCACGATGACAACGTCACCGGGAACCAGCAGCTCCACGGGCATCTCCACCGTGCCATTTGCTCTGCGTACGATCGCGGTGGCTGGTGCGAGCTTGGACAGTGCCTCAATCGCTTTCTTGGCCCGCCCCATCGCGTAGCTTTCAAGGGAATGCCCCAGACTGAACAGGAACAGCAGCAGAGCCCCCTCCGCCCAGGCGCCGATGCTCGCGGCACCGACTGCGGCGAGAAGCATCAGCGAGTCGATCTCGAAGCGTTTCTGACGGATGTTGGTAACCGCTTCCTTAGTGGTGAACCATCCACCGAACACGTAGGCCGACACGTACAGAATCAGAGGCAGACGATCAATCAGGCCAAGTTTTCCTGCGAGAGCTCCGGCACCCAGGAGAGCACCACAGATCAGCGCGAAAATCAGCTCTGTGTTCATTCCAAAAATGCCGCCATGCTCATGGCTATGACCTTCATGCCCGGCTTGGTCATCAGGGCGTTCAAGCAAACTCTTCATAACTCGTCCCTTCTGGGGTCAAGGCTTCCAATTGCCCTCTGCAGTTGGGGAGCCGTCTCTGTTGGTTGGCTAAGATCTATTGCACGGTTTGCCCGAGCCCAGGCGTTAACATTTCGAAGCTATGGGGTATCGGGCGTAATAAA from Pseudomonas putida encodes the following:
- a CDS encoding GtrA family protein, yielding MENQTPPLTTLLIRYLGIGFIATGVHYAVFLLLVTTEFVTPLLASICGGMVGAIASFIGNRALCFVADGSRKFQPVRFALVALTTNFGNGVGMWFLIKSNLSPLISQVVVTLSLTALGFIAHRFWTFNHADITSLSRAP
- a CDS encoding LysR family transcriptional regulator: MVTQNETYTSSVVPYSPDILDDLPIDDQLAVEFFATARCASFKQAARGLNVPVVGLRKRLEKLEEHIGAPVFVYKHNKLALTRTGERVSHYLCQLFGPDGLGKSGEKEVPRLTIAITEPVLNDIVNRDLVAYVRDHAEMQLEIHSECTTQMLSECEVDVGIALVSPDDKGALDRHPTYRFERLGRIGHALFISSRYSRSVTLPVESLDLHNFMLVVPWDEEILAGSRKWASIMAEHQGGTTRVKSYNLSRGLVVGGACIGVLPDYSRKLERNILPVPGFLDDLEEKDVYLVIKTKLVRNPQVLEIRRLIKKSFFDKKDWLVR
- a CDS encoding glycosyltransferase; this encodes MQTLHRFPERPDPLLTIVVPCFQEEETIPEFHQRITRVVKRLPVSCEILYVDDGSNDRTADILRHYQDGSSVRCLSLSRNFGKEAALSAGIDHARGSALIFIDVDLQDPPELIAAMVDYWQRGYDVVNMQRNLRIGDSWFKRMSARAYYWVMQRLVEKVDMPADVSDFRLIGPAPLAALRALDERSRILKGMIGWVGFRTIELPYNRTVRHAGSTKWNAAGLFNLAIESIVSFSRKPLRIFSLISFGLFVSSICYMLASLVAGSFDIHHLIVGMASFMCVGVAMVGEYLGVTLAEVKRRPLYFLKHSNKADPVSLHPSMASIEGKKC
- a CDS encoding heavy metal translocating P-type ATPase, translated to MKSLLERPDDQAGHEGHSHEHGGIFGMNTELIFALICGALLGAGALAGKLGLIDRLPLILYVSAYVFGGWFTTKEAVTNIRQKRFEIDSLMLLAAVGAASIGAWAEGALLLFLFSLGHSLESYAMGRAKKAIEALSKLAPATAIVRRANGTVEMPVELLVPGDVVIVRPNDRLPADGFVVVGSSSINQAPVTGESVPVDKQPVPDAELARSKPDAVDAASKVFAGTINGETLIEVEVTRRSTESTLARVIKMVSEAEVRKSPTQRFTDRFQRIFVPLVLLLVVGLLFAGIFLDEPFRDSFYRAMAVLVAASPCALAIATPSAILSGIARAARGGVLIKGGAPLEELGSLNAMAFDKTGTLTEGRPRITDVIPIGGTQIEDLLNVAIAVESMSDHPLAAAIVRDGEEMIGTRRRFQAKNMSNMIGRGVRAELDGQFVWIGKVEMFGTNGIPALSKAALEAAERLRQSGRTTMVVRRADKDLGAIGLLDTPREGAKEALQKLREMGIERMVMISGDHNRVAEAVAKQVGLDEAWGDLMPEDKVKAIKNLRLSAKVAMVGDGVNDAPAMASSSVGIAMGAAGSDVALETADIALMADDIRQLPFAVGLSRHTRSIIHQNLFVSLGIVAILVPSTIMGLSIGAAVAIHEGSTLLVVFNALRLLAYRRST
- a CDS encoding porin, with product MIRSSNMREKLLAAAIIGTFSSQAFSGTVTTDGADIVLKTKGGLEVSTSDKEFSFKLGGRVQADYGRFDGVFTKNGDTADAGYFRRAYLELGGVLYRDWKYQLNYDLSRNTGNDSDGYFDEASLTYTGFKPVQLRFGRFYTDFGLEKATSSKWTTAMERNLSYDLADWINDNAGMGVQATSTIADMAYVSGSVFSETNNNSDGDSTKRYNVRGVFAPLHSDGNVLHVGAQYAYRDLKNSAVDTRIRSRLGVRGVDTNGGGDAGTNGNRMLFGGAAAQDGLWKDDSVWGLEGAWATGPFSVQAEYLRRKLKADQANNDMKASGYYAQMAYTLTGEPRIYKLDGAKFDTIKPENKELGAWEVFYRFDDIKVEDGNLVTAADQSNERKAKSHTVGVNWYVNEAVKVSANYINVRTDNNENTVGDDSGNAIVTRLQYVF